In one Gadus morhua chromosome 7, gadMor3.0, whole genome shotgun sequence genomic region, the following are encoded:
- the grxcr2 gene encoding glutaredoxin domain-containing cysteine-rich protein 2 — protein sequence MEEIQRQLTQRYEGAKHRKVRFKLASSYSGRVLKHVYEDGQEVDSPEEKYPHSFLHRKLPPSHLELEQLCGFQEPPPEDQPGVYPPTGVIAQRINVYRGMAGYKPAVSQGDGTQGDPDSSVLDFGKIIIYTSNLRIIRAPRQRTPDAAPQSSPEAPPRRGGAGPEPRPHSSRRRRSRRSPSSPRDGGETERGKERGCMCVCVLCVCVCVCVQEVASGCQQCGGSGRAACSLCHGSKLSSLANRFHGSISDLRCQACYPHGLEPCQACTATAK from the exons GTGCGGTTCAAGCTGGCGTCGTCGTACAGCGGCCGCGTGCTGAAGCACGTGTACGAGGACGGCCAGGAGGTGGACAGCCCCGAGGAGAAGTACCCCCACAGCTTCCTCCACCGCAAGCTCCCCCCCAGCCacctggagctggagcagctgtGTGGCTTCCAGGAGCCCCCCCCCGAGGACCAGCCGG gTGTGTACCCTCCCACCGGGGTGATCGCCCAGCGCATCAACGTCTACCGGGGGATGGCTGGCTACAAGCCTGCTGTGTCCCAGGGCGACGGGACTCAGGGGGACCCCGAT tcctcaGTGCTGGACTTTGGCAAGATCATCATCTACACCAGCAACCTGCGCATCATCCGGGCCCCCCGGCAGAGGACCCCGGATGCGGCCCCCCAGAGTAGCCCCGAGGCGCCACCGAGACGGGGCGGGGCCGGcccggagccccgcccccacagcagcaggaggaggagatccaGGAGGTCTCCGTCGTCTCCCCGCgacgggggggagacggagagggggaaggagaggggg tgtatgtgtgtgtgtgtcctgtgtgtgtgtgtgtgtgtgtgcgtgcaggaggTGGCCAGCGGCTGCCAGCAGTGCGGCGGCTCCGGCCGGGCGGCCTGCTCCCTGTGCCACGGCAGCAAGCTGTCCTCGCTGGCCAACCGCTTCCACGGGTCCATCAGCGACCTGCGCTGCCAGGCCTGCTACCCCCACGGCCTGGAGCCCTGCCAGGCCTGCACCGCCACTGCCAAGTAG